ATGATATTTGGCGATGCTTTGGTAGCCAGGTACGAGCCCCGTATGCTCATAAACGTAAACTGAGGAGTAGATTTCCTGCTCCTTTTCTGAGAGCAGGGTCCCGTCGATCAAGGCGCGGAGGAAAATCCCCACTTCCTCGGCCGTCGAAATCATCGAGCCTCCTGGATGGATAAAGTCGTTTCCCTTGATATCCAAGGGATAACCTACAAAATATCCGCTCATGAGTTCGTCCTGATTCACTTCGGAAAGCAAACTGTAGGTGCGCTTCAAACCCAAAGGCTCTAAAATCTCAGCCCGAATAAAGTCGTGATGGGAATAGCCCAAAGTCTTGTCCAAGATCTCCCCAATCAGTAGGTAGTTGGTATTGGAGTAGGCATAATCTTCATTAGGAGCAAAATCTGCCGGAAGACCATAAATCAATTCTAGTGCTTCTCGATTTTCCGTAAACGGTTTGTCCCAAGGATAATTTGGCTGGTCTGAATAATTGGGAATGCCTGATCGATGCTGAATAAGCATGCGCAGGGTGATTTGGTCGGAATTCTCGATTTGAGATGCAAGTTCAGGAAGCAATTTGGCCAAGGTATCATCCAAAGAAAGCTGACCATTGGCTACGAGTTTGGTGGCCGCAGCTGCAATGTAGAGCTTGCTAATACTGGCGATTTTGAAAAGTGAGTGAGGATCGGCCGGAATTTTTTTGTCCCGATCTTTCCAGCCTGCTGAATAGAATTGCGGTTCTTTTCCACCCTGATCAACATAGACAATGATGCCGTCCAGCTTGTAATTTAGGGCCATATCTACCTGCTCTTGAATCGTGTCCGGAGTGGGAGAAATCCAAGCCCAAAGGATGAGCCAAGGCACGAAATAAATGGTGCAAGCAATCGAAAATAGCGGGAAGAGGATTTTTACTAATGGAATTCTCTTGGACATGAATTGGAGGTTAACAGAGTAAGGCTGTTTTCGAAATCCAACCTTTGATTAATTGTCGACTAGAGAATCGACTCCAACATTGACCGTTTAAAGGTAGAAGTATGAATGAGGAATGAAAATGATATCTACTTTAAAATAGAAAAAGGAGCTACTTCAATAGCTCCTTTTAAAAAATGCGCTCCATAAAACTCTCAAAAACTCACTTTATAAATTCCTCCCAGTGGACCGGCGATAAAATTGCCTTGCCCATCTGTAGGCGTCTGTAATAGGATGTAAGCATCTCCGTTTTTGTCTACCACCAGCACATTGCCTCTCAGAGTATCATCAATTTCATAGGCTAAAATGGGATAGGTATTCCCATTCCGCTGGTAGGTTTGCTTTATGATAAATTCGCCCGTTTTTACAAAATTTCCAGCTCCTCCAGTTTGAACACCGAAGGTGTATTCATTATCTAGGCTGGCAAACATTCCGATAAAGTTACCATTCAGAAATTCCATCCCTGAAATTTCGGTAGGTTTTCCAGTAGCTGATCGGAAAGATTCCAATTGTCCTGACCAATTCACTAATTCTGAGGCCACCCCATCTTCAATTTGATTGTAATGTAATTCACTCATCTTTTGGTCACGAATGAGACGAAACGTGTTTCCTTCCATAGGAATCAATTCAGAAGCGCGTTTGCTCTGAAAAT
Above is a window of Algoriphagus sanaruensis DNA encoding:
- a CDS encoding serine hydrolase domain-containing protein; protein product: MSKRIPLVKILFPLFSIACTIYFVPWLILWAWISPTPDTIQEQVDMALNYKLDGIIVYVDQGGKEPQFYSAGWKDRDKKIPADPHSLFKIASISKLYIAAAATKLVANGQLSLDDTLAKLLPELASQIENSDQITLRMLIQHRSGIPNYSDQPNYPWDKPFTENREALELIYGLPADFAPNEDYAYSNTNYLLIGEILDKTLGYSHHDFIRAEILEPLGLKRTYSLLSEVNQDELMSGYFVGYPLDIKGNDFIHPGGSMISTAEEVGIFLRALIDGTLLSEKEQEIYSSVYVYEHTGLVPGYQSIAKYHPDIDAVVVQFVNTNGGYAWNLHEIIYNRVVKIIRKNPTG